The DNA region GGCATCCTGGCGGCCGAGTTCCAGGCCGCGCTGGAACGGGGCAAGCCGGTGGACGGCCCGCCGCCGCCCACGCCCCGGGAGCTGGCGCTGTGGCAGCACGCCGCCGGCCGCGGGGCCCGCCGCGCGGCGCTCACCGGGTACTGGGAGCGGATCTTCGGCCTCTCCGCCGCGCAGCTCGGCGCGGCGGGTGGCGGCCCGCAGGACGACTCCGGCCCGCAGAACGGGGACCGGACCGGCGACGAGGCCGGTGCTCGGCCCGGCGGGCCGCGGGGCGGTTCCGCGCCGGGCGAGGCGCACCAGTACACGGTGCGCTCGCGGGAGGCCCACGCCGCCGCGCGGCGGCTCGCCGAGGAGCTCTCCGTGCCGCTGTCCAGCGTGGTGCTGGCCGCCTTCGCCCGGACCGTGGCGCTCGCGGCCGGCCCCGGCGACCTGGTCGGGCAGCTGATGTCCTCCAACCGCTTCGTGCCGCCTTGGAACAGCGTGGTCAGCTCCATGAACCAGTGGGCGACGGCCTCGTTCGACACCGGCCCGGAGGAGTTCGGGCCGTACGCCGGCCACGTCCACACCCGGAGCCTGACGGCCTTCCGGTACGGGATGTACGACGTGGACGAGGTCGACGCGCTGCGCGACTCCGTCCGCCGCGGCCGCGACCCCCACCAGGCGACCTTCGCGTTCAACTTCCTGCCGGGCGAGGCGCCGCCGCCCTGCGCCGACCACGAGTCCGGGCCGGTCCGCGAGGTCCCGTTCTCCCGGATCGGGCACCCCTGCTACCTGCGCGTCACCAACGCGGGCGAGCAGTCGCTCGAACTGCGCCTGC from Kitasatospora sp. NBC_00458 includes:
- a CDS encoding condensation domain-containing protein; protein product: MNDPVPLSYGQLSVWRDVRHLERHRWHEANVRTVWIPPEDGAGVTVAEVEDAVRGLAARHESLRTVYDLSDPFAPTQRVLPALDGVASDVVECTADTFEEAAAALAAEPFDLTAAPAWRFRVATEHGRPRAVVVVKHHIVADGWSIGILAAEFQAALERGKPVDGPPPPTPRELALWQHAAGRGARRAALTGYWERIFGLSAAQLGAAGGGPQDDSGPQNGDRTGDEAGARPGGPRGGSAPGEAHQYTVRSREAHAAARRLAEELSVPLSSVVLAAFARTVALAAGPGDLVGQLMSSNRFVPPWNSVVSSMNQWATASFDTGPEEFGPYAGHVHTRSLTAFRYGMYDVDEVDALRDSVRRGRDPHQATFAFNFLPGEAPPPCADHESGPVREVPFSRIGHPCYLRVTNAGEQSLELRLRTMGLSDALTLDLLRGTVARLAGSAI